The Victivallis lenta genome window below encodes:
- a CDS encoding COG3014 family protein, which translates to MKVLTRFRFAAAAVGVLLFTGCSSITNSHLQKEPLMAEYLAGKDARVELRLSEKLKSALNTGDELMWRLEAGAFFFNIGDYRRSVNEFERAEALIADYDDRPTVSVRDAGGEGGALLTNLNALPYRGFGRDRIALSIFKSLAYLGEGRPESFFAQLRRLRTAQKEVHEKYRKFFEEEEKSLAEAKKRNPGAASSVRGGGAAVAGRSDSAEFNAALAETRKIAHRGYGNFLNPAALFLSGLGSLLEGDADNARIDWARLYEALPSNPLVRQLYVTILDRTKQKVPEDLKEVRPFDFPLDRDCVYVLFANGRSAAFRQVAIYYPVMTAYPVCEYYPAPYRFLKVIAGGQSGETRLLADMDAILAQEYDERLPGMITRIVLSTAIKEGAGYAGAWAVGRENEAAGAAVLLASMVYRAAFNTADTRSWEILPKEFQFCILPMPENRTVVLEPDGRKSGERSVVIPEADRSAIVYVNAPAAGELRVQVLGLPQ; encoded by the coding sequence GTGAAGGTTCTGACCAGGTTCCGGTTTGCGGCGGCGGCCGTGGGAGTGCTGCTGTTCACCGGCTGCTCGAGCATCACGAACTCGCATCTGCAGAAAGAGCCGCTGATGGCCGAGTATCTCGCCGGAAAGGACGCCCGGGTCGAGCTGCGTCTTTCGGAAAAGCTCAAGTCTGCCCTCAACACCGGCGACGAGCTCATGTGGCGGCTGGAAGCCGGAGCCTTCTTTTTCAATATCGGCGACTACCGGCGCAGCGTCAACGAATTCGAGCGGGCCGAGGCGCTGATCGCCGATTACGACGACCGGCCGACCGTCAGTGTGCGCGATGCGGGCGGGGAGGGCGGCGCGCTGTTGACCAATTTGAATGCGCTGCCGTATCGCGGCTTCGGCCGGGACCGCATCGCGCTCTCGATCTTCAAATCGCTGGCCTATCTCGGCGAGGGGAGGCCGGAGTCGTTTTTCGCTCAGCTCCGGCGGCTCCGCACCGCTCAGAAGGAGGTCCACGAGAAGTACCGGAAGTTCTTCGAGGAGGAGGAAAAATCGCTGGCCGAGGCGAAGAAGCGCAATCCCGGCGCCGCCTCCAGCGTCAGGGGAGGAGGTGCCGCCGTGGCAGGCCGGAGCGACAGTGCGGAATTCAACGCGGCGCTGGCCGAAACACGGAAAATCGCGCATCGCGGCTACGGAAACTTCCTGAATCCGGCTGCGCTGTTCCTGTCCGGGCTCGGTTCGCTGCTGGAAGGGGATGCGGACAATGCGCGCATCGACTGGGCGCGGCTTTACGAGGCGCTGCCGTCGAATCCGCTGGTGCGGCAGCTGTATGTGACGATTCTCGACCGGACGAAACAGAAAGTGCCGGAGGACCTCAAAGAGGTCAGGCCGTTCGATTTTCCGCTTGACCGCGACTGCGTGTATGTGCTCTTTGCGAACGGGCGCAGCGCGGCGTTCCGGCAGGTGGCGATTTATTACCCGGTCATGACCGCTTATCCGGTCTGCGAATATTATCCGGCGCCGTACCGCTTTCTGAAGGTCATCGCCGGCGGTCAGAGCGGCGAAACCCGGCTTCTGGCCGACATGGACGCGATTCTCGCGCAGGAGTACGACGAGCGGCTGCCCGGCATGATCACGCGGATCGTCCTTTCGACCGCGATCAAGGAGGGTGCCGGCTATGCGGGCGCCTGGGCGGTCGGCCGGGAGAATGAAGCGGCCGGAGCGGCGGTTCTGCTGGCCTCGATGGTCTACCGCGCGGCATTCAACACGGCCGACACCCGGAGCTGGGAGATTCTGCCGAAAGAGTTTCAGTTCTGCATTCTGCCGATGCCGGAGAACCGGACCGTCGTGCTTGAACCGGACGGCCGGAAGAGCGGAGAGAGAAGCGTGGTCATTCCGGAGGCGGACCGTTCCGCCATTGTTTACGTCAACGCCCCTGCCGCCGGAGAGCTTCGCGTGCAGGTGCTGGGGTTGCCTCAATAA
- a CDS encoding DUF445 domain-containing protein codes for MNNRWMSRILLFLSGISWLTILMIVVKAATGWSGPGWFSLWIFPVMTAAAVGFLTNFIAIEMLFKPYERTGFHWLRLLSLGLWKQGMVPANKAKIGHVLGEEIPERLLKPGEISREIGARISAMASDPELLTQVRSAVQLLLRKNEESVIAFLQPRVEQSLLAALDRNLTPENLRKFWDDVLAGQLASPQARERIASGIVAGLKTRTPEIRELLREFMRDGVRNYVNDRLAFIPRSGDFASGIVNHLNWNDIEREIARKLGDAKIHGLISEELAMQTERLRAWLHSDEAAPELQAFLDGAKVKLADFLHAYLAEIVPQAANEILSSDALWNWVRSELLPALQRYLDYWMARDGRRLIIDMLDMNRRIEQSIADQNVREFHAMINRIAAEHLGAIQVLGYILGAAVGLLQQFAVLLAH; via the coding sequence ATGAACAACCGGTGGATGTCGCGAATTTTACTGTTTCTCTCGGGAATCAGCTGGCTGACGATCCTTATGATCGTCGTGAAGGCCGCGACCGGCTGGAGCGGCCCCGGCTGGTTTTCGCTCTGGATTTTTCCGGTCATGACCGCGGCGGCGGTCGGATTCCTGACCAATTTCATTGCGATCGAGATGTTGTTCAAGCCGTATGAACGAACCGGTTTCCACTGGCTGCGGCTGCTTTCACTCGGACTTTGGAAGCAGGGGATGGTTCCTGCCAACAAGGCGAAGATCGGCCATGTACTCGGCGAAGAGATTCCCGAGCGGCTGCTGAAACCCGGGGAAATCTCGCGCGAGATCGGCGCCCGGATTTCGGCTATGGCTTCGGATCCCGAGCTGCTCACGCAGGTGCGTTCCGCCGTGCAGCTTCTGCTGCGGAAGAACGAGGAGTCGGTCATCGCATTTCTGCAGCCCCGGGTCGAACAGTCGCTGCTTGCGGCGCTCGACCGGAACCTGACGCCGGAAAATCTGCGGAAATTCTGGGACGACGTTCTGGCCGGGCAGCTCGCTTCGCCGCAAGCGAGGGAACGGATCGCTTCCGGCATCGTCGCCGGGCTGAAAACGCGGACGCCGGAGATCCGCGAGCTTCTGCGGGAATTCATGCGTGACGGCGTCCGGAACTACGTCAACGACCGGCTGGCCTTCATCCCGCGCTCGGGCGATTTCGCATCCGGAATCGTCAACCATCTGAACTGGAACGATATCGAGCGGGAGATCGCCCGGAAGCTCGGCGATGCGAAAATTCACGGCCTCATCAGCGAAGAGCTCGCCATGCAGACGGAGCGGCTGCGCGCGTGGCTGCACAGCGACGAAGCCGCTCCGGAGCTCCAGGCGTTTCTCGACGGCGCCAAGGTCAAGCTCGCCGATTTCCTGCACGCCTACCTCGCCGAAATCGTTCCGCAGGCCGCGAATGAGATCCTGAGCTCGGATGCGCTCTGGAACTGGGTCCGTTCGGAGCTGCTGCCGGCATTGCAGCGCTACCTGGACTACTGGATGGCCCGCGACGGCCGCCGGCTCATCATCGACATGCTCGACATGAACCGCCGCATCGAGCAATCCATCGCCGACCAGAACGTGCGGGAATTTCACGCCATGATCAACCGGATCGCGGCCGAACATCTCGGCGCCATTCAGGTGCTCGGCTACATCCTCGGCGCCGCCGTCGGCCTGCTGCAGCAGTTCGCCGTGCTGCTGGCGCATTGA
- a CDS encoding phenylacetate--CoA ligase family protein, with protein sequence MSLYLNDDLSALDYVQLDYLRELQLERLKKIVRHAYTNVTLFRSRMDERGLTPDCIRTLGDLGKLPFTVKADLRDTYPFGLFAVPMSQVVRLHASSGTTGKPIVVGYTRQDLDIWMQVMKRALASCGLTHEDVIQVSYGYGLFTGGLGAHYGAEALGATVVPTSGGNTQRQIMLMRDFGTTAVCCTPSYFYYMVEQAAAVGIDMHKLPIRAGIFGAEPWTEEMRKRIEHDAGIKAYDIYGLSEIIGPGVAIECCCQKGMHIFEDHFYPEIINPETGEVLPDGEFGELVLTTLSKYAMPMIRYRTRDLTRIVAEPCECGRTIRRIERISSRSDDMFIIRGVNVFPSQIETALLSVEGTTANYNILLTTEHGLDNIEVDVEVTEELFSDKVRSMEGLQQRLTAAIEGVIGLRVRVKLVAPNTIQRSEGKARRVIDHRER encoded by the coding sequence ATGTCGCTTTACCTGAACGATGACTTGAGTGCGCTCGATTACGTGCAGCTCGATTACCTGCGCGAATTGCAGCTGGAACGCCTGAAGAAAATTGTCCGCCACGCCTATACGAACGTCACCCTCTTCCGCAGCCGCATGGATGAGCGCGGGCTCACGCCCGACTGCATCCGGACGCTGGGCGATCTCGGCAAACTTCCGTTTACGGTAAAGGCCGACCTGCGCGACACGTATCCGTTCGGGCTCTTCGCGGTTCCGATGTCGCAGGTCGTCCGGCTTCACGCCTCGAGCGGTACCACCGGCAAGCCGATCGTGGTCGGCTATACCCGGCAGGATCTCGACATCTGGATGCAGGTCATGAAACGCGCGCTCGCGAGCTGCGGGCTCACCCACGAGGACGTCATTCAGGTTTCGTACGGCTACGGGCTTTTCACCGGCGGACTCGGCGCCCATTACGGTGCCGAAGCGCTCGGTGCGACCGTCGTGCCGACTTCCGGCGGCAACACGCAGCGCCAGATCATGCTGATGCGCGATTTCGGCACCACCGCCGTCTGCTGCACGCCCTCCTACTTCTACTATATGGTCGAGCAGGCGGCCGCGGTCGGCATCGACATGCACAAGCTGCCGATCCGCGCCGGCATTTTCGGCGCCGAGCCGTGGACCGAGGAGATGCGCAAGCGCATCGAGCACGACGCCGGCATCAAGGCTTACGATATCTACGGTCTCTCCGAAATCATCGGTCCCGGCGTCGCCATCGAGTGCTGCTGTCAGAAGGGCATGCATATTTTCGAGGACCACTTCTACCCGGAAATCATCAATCCGGAGACTGGGGAGGTTCTGCCTGACGGCGAATTCGGCGAACTGGTTCTGACCACGCTTTCGAAGTACGCGATGCCGATGATTCGCTACCGCACGCGCGACCTGACCCGCATCGTCGCCGAGCCGTGCGAATGCGGCCGGACCATCCGCCGCATCGAACGAATCTCGTCCCGCAGCGACGACATGTTCATCATCCGCGGCGTGAACGTCTTTCCGTCGCAGATCGAAACGGCGCTGCTTTCGGTCGAGGGGACCACCGCGAACTATAACATCCTTCTCACCACCGAGCACGGACTCGACAACATCGAAGTCGATGTTGAAGTCACGGAAGAGCTTTTTTCGGACAAGGTCCGCTCGATGGAAGGGCTTCAGCAGCGGCTGACCGCCGCCATCGAAGGCGTGATCGGACTTCGCGTCCGCGTTAAGCTCGTCGCCCCGAACACGATCCAGCGCAGCGAGGGCAAGGCGCGCCGCGTCATCGACCACCGCGAACGCTGA
- a CDS encoding CCA tRNA nucleotidyltransferase: protein MRLLPVQFRPTPLLEAASSVIRTLKGAGFDSGIVGGGVRDSLLGRPLSDCDIVTAARPEELAKLFPGSRLVGASFGVSLVRHGGFEFEVAAARQERFYLDGRHPGEVRYTRDLAVDMQRRDFTVNALWYDPVTEIVHDAVGGIDDLERGVLRTVGEPEERFSEDYLRMLRAVRFVSRLRFRLDPAAERAIRRLAAKCGELTGERLRGELSSMLTGPDPAGAVRLLERTGILAVVLPEVAVLRGVEQPPEFHPEGDVLTHTLLMLEHMAKPDPLLAWSVLLHDVGKAVTQSRDETGRIRFFGHETAGAETAAAILERFRFSTAERDGIVQAVRNHMRFASVPRMKPAKLRRLLADPNFPLELELHRLDCIACHGILDVFVFLLDRLAETPHLQTLPEPFVMGRDLVAAGVRPGPRFRPVLEKVFDRQLAGAFASREEALACALRLLDSGG from the coding sequence ATGCGGCTCCTCCCGGTTCAGTTCCGGCCGACGCCGCTGCTCGAAGCCGCCTCTTCGGTGATCCGCACGCTGAAGGGCGCCGGATTCGACAGCGGGATTGTCGGGGGAGGGGTACGCGACTCCCTGCTCGGGCGGCCGCTCTCCGACTGCGATATCGTGACTGCGGCGCGGCCGGAGGAGCTTGCGAAACTGTTCCCCGGGAGCCGTCTGGTCGGTGCGAGCTTCGGCGTTTCGCTGGTCCGGCACGGCGGTTTCGAATTCGAGGTCGCCGCCGCGCGGCAGGAGCGTTTCTACCTCGACGGGCGCCACCCCGGCGAGGTCAGGTATACGCGCGACCTCGCCGTCGACATGCAGCGGCGGGATTTCACCGTCAATGCGCTCTGGTACGATCCGGTGACGGAAATCGTGCATGATGCGGTCGGCGGAATCGATGATCTCGAACGCGGCGTCCTCCGCACGGTCGGGGAGCCCGAAGAACGGTTTTCGGAAGATTATCTGCGGATGCTCCGGGCCGTGCGCTTCGTTTCGCGTCTCCGGTTCCGGCTGGACCCGGCGGCCGAACGCGCAATCCGCCGTCTCGCCGCGAAGTGCGGCGAACTCACCGGGGAGCGGCTGCGCGGCGAACTCTCTTCGATGCTGACCGGGCCGGACCCGGCCGGAGCCGTGCGGCTTCTCGAACGGACCGGGATTCTTGCGGTCGTGCTGCCTGAGGTCGCGGTGCTGCGCGGCGTCGAGCAGCCGCCGGAATTTCACCCGGAGGGAGATGTTCTCACTCACACGCTGCTGATGCTCGAGCATATGGCGAAGCCGGACCCGCTGCTGGCCTGGAGCGTCCTGCTGCACGACGTCGGCAAAGCGGTCACGCAGAGCCGCGATGAAACCGGGCGCATCCGTTTCTTCGGCCATGAGACGGCGGGGGCGGAGACGGCGGCCGCCATTCTCGAACGGTTCCGCTTTTCGACGGCGGAGCGCGACGGCATCGTTCAGGCGGTCCGGAACCACATGCGGTTCGCCTCGGTTCCCCGGATGAAGCCGGCGAAGCTGCGGCGGCTTCTGGCCGACCCGAATTTTCCGCTTGAGCTCGAACTGCACCGGCTGGACTGCATCGCCTGTCACGGCATTCTCGACGTCTTCGTCTTTTTGCTCGACCGGCTGGCGGAAACGCCGCATCTGCAGACGCTGCCGGAGCCGTTCGTCATGGGGCGCGACCTCGTTGCGGCGGGAGTCCGGCCGGGGCCGCGCTTCCGGCCTGTGCTGGAAAAGGTGTTCGACCGGCAGCTTGCCGGGGCGTTCGCGTCGCGGGAGGAGGCGCTTGCCTGCGCGCTCCGGCTTCTGGATTCCGGCGGATGA
- a CDS encoding nitroreductase family protein, translating into MTELKFHVDESKCIRCGACIRDCAPAILEFDPDSEYPRVIPGAEPGCTRCQHCLAVCPRAAVEIFGRDPEESLPGNAVPDPDEILSLIANRRSFRSYRHENLDRVTLDKLKDMLRFVPTGVNAHSLHFAFIDEVEVMDSFRNYVMDRVAGMLAEDPDNPFLSRMERYRRQFIEGRDVIFRGAPHMVVAAAKEDSPCPAYDPVIALSYFELYAQSLGVGTVWCGLALGTLNYFPELMARLKLPEGYKAGYCMLFGPTGLRYPRATQPDPAGMHSVE; encoded by the coding sequence ATGACAGAACTGAAATTCCATGTCGATGAATCGAAATGCATCCGCTGCGGAGCCTGTATTCGCGACTGCGCGCCGGCGATTCTTGAATTCGATCCCGATTCCGAGTATCCCCGGGTGATCCCGGGGGCGGAGCCGGGCTGTACCCGCTGCCAGCACTGCCTGGCGGTCTGCCCGCGCGCGGCGGTCGAAATTTTCGGCCGCGATCCGGAAGAAAGTCTGCCCGGCAACGCGGTTCCGGACCCGGACGAAATCCTGTCGCTCATTGCGAATCGCCGTTCGTTCCGCAGTTACCGGCATGAGAATCTCGACCGCGTAACGCTCGACAAGCTCAAGGACATGCTGCGTTTCGTGCCGACCGGGGTCAATGCGCATTCGCTGCATTTCGCCTTTATCGACGAAGTCGAGGTCATGGATTCGTTCCGCAATTATGTCATGGACCGGGTCGCCGGCATGCTCGCGGAGGACCCGGACAACCCGTTCCTGAGCCGGATGGAGCGTTACCGCAGGCAGTTCATCGAAGGGCGCGACGTGATCTTCCGCGGCGCGCCGCATATGGTGGTTGCGGCGGCGAAGGAGGATTCGCCGTGTCCGGCTTACGATCCGGTCATCGCGCTGTCGTATTTCGAGCTTTACGCGCAGTCGCTCGGCGTCGGGACGGTCTGGTGCGGGCTTGCCCTGGGAACGCTCAATTATTTCCCCGAACTTATGGCGCGGCTGAAACTGCCGGAGGGCTACAAAGCCGGCTACTGCATGCTGTTCGGGCCGACCGGCCTGCGTTATCCGCGCGCGACGCAGCCGGATCCGGCCGGAATGCACTCGGTCGAATAA
- a CDS encoding alpha-amylase family protein, which produces MHHLRFRQVHLDFHTSPDIPGIGEKFDRKEWQERLKKAHVDSITCFSACHHGWSYHPTKVGAMHPHLKFNLLREQMDAAKEIDVKVPVYVTAGLNYRISQLHPEWNEYSHEGKGPEPLTGGFIKLCFNTPYLDYLCSLIEETVELFPDANGIFLDIINQGQCCCNHCMKGMLESGLDPEKEADRIAFARKVLENYYVRTTAAARKFNPDMPVFHNSGHVTVGDTEILKHFSHLELESLPTGGWGYDHYPMSAAYCRNLGLDFLGMTGKFHTTWGEFGGIKHPNALRYECAAMLANGSKCSVGDQLHPDGELDESTYELIGKAYAEVEQKEAWCDNVESLAEIAILASSAVNCKRESPSDVGAGRLLLEAHIPFDVIDSGMEFGRYKFLLLPDDIRLDDALKAKLELFAAQGGKLILSAGSGLAAGSDAFALSLPFTDAGWSPYSPDYIEAAPGFAPEFAKTPFVMYLPSRRIKVRDAESLGKVFDPYFNRSFRHFCSHQHAPYRTEPSGFDAGAMSGNVLYFAHPVFTIYRAFGMVYLQEFVLKAIRRFIGAERQVESNLPTTARVTLFEQPAEQRAVLHLLYANTVNRGGPGIAIPNSPFRESRPIEVVEELLPLRDVGVSVKLGRPVRSVRLVPQGTELPYREKEGRISFTVPELLCHQMVEFAYR; this is translated from the coding sequence ATGCATCACTTGAGATTCCGTCAGGTTCATCTTGACTTTCACACTTCGCCGGATATCCCCGGCATCGGAGAGAAATTCGACCGCAAAGAGTGGCAGGAGCGGCTGAAGAAGGCGCACGTCGATTCGATCACCTGCTTTTCCGCCTGTCATCACGGCTGGAGTTACCATCCGACCAAAGTCGGGGCGATGCATCCGCATCTGAAGTTCAACCTGCTGCGCGAGCAGATGGATGCGGCGAAGGAGATCGACGTCAAGGTGCCGGTCTATGTGACCGCCGGACTCAACTACCGGATTTCGCAGCTGCACCCGGAATGGAACGAGTATTCGCACGAGGGGAAGGGGCCCGAGCCGCTCACCGGCGGTTTCATCAAGCTCTGTTTCAACACGCCGTACCTCGACTATCTGTGCAGCCTGATCGAAGAGACGGTCGAACTGTTCCCGGATGCGAACGGCATTTTTCTCGACATCATCAACCAGGGGCAGTGCTGCTGCAATCACTGCATGAAAGGGATGCTGGAATCCGGGCTCGACCCGGAGAAGGAGGCGGACAGGATCGCCTTCGCCCGCAAGGTGCTGGAGAATTATTACGTCCGCACCACCGCCGCGGCGCGGAAATTCAATCCCGACATGCCGGTGTTCCACAACAGCGGCCACGTGACGGTCGGCGACACGGAAATCCTGAAACATTTCAGCCACCTCGAACTCGAAAGCCTGCCGACCGGCGGCTGGGGGTACGACCACTACCCGATGTCGGCCGCCTACTGCCGGAACCTCGGGCTGGACTTTCTCGGCATGACCGGGAAATTCCATACGACCTGGGGGGAATTCGGCGGGATCAAGCATCCGAACGCGCTGCGCTACGAGTGCGCCGCGATGCTGGCCAACGGCTCGAAATGCAGCGTCGGCGACCAGCTCCACCCGGACGGCGAGCTCGACGAGAGCACTTATGAGTTGATCGGCAAAGCCTATGCCGAGGTCGAGCAGAAAGAGGCGTGGTGCGACAATGTCGAGTCGCTGGCCGAAATCGCGATTCTCGCCTCTTCGGCGGTGAACTGCAAACGCGAGTCGCCGAGCGACGTCGGCGCCGGACGGCTGCTGCTCGAGGCGCATATTCCGTTCGACGTGATCGATTCCGGAATGGAGTTCGGACGCTACAAGTTCCTGCTGCTGCCGGACGACATCCGGCTCGACGACGCGCTGAAGGCCAAACTCGAACTCTTTGCCGCGCAGGGCGGCAAACTGATCCTGTCGGCCGGCAGCGGGCTCGCGGCGGGATCGGATGCGTTCGCGCTCTCCCTGCCGTTCACCGATGCGGGCTGGAGTCCGTATTCGCCGGACTATATCGAAGCGGCGCCGGGTTTCGCGCCGGAGTTTGCGAAGACGCCGTTCGTCATGTACCTTCCGTCGCGCCGGATCAAGGTCCGCGATGCGGAATCGCTCGGCAAGGTCTTCGACCCGTATTTCAACCGCAGCTTCCGCCACTTCTGCAGCCACCAGCATGCGCCGTACCGCACGGAGCCCTCCGGCTTCGACGCCGGCGCGATGAGCGGCAATGTGCTCTATTTCGCACACCCGGTCTTCACGATCTACCGCGCATTCGGCATGGTTTATCTGCAGGAGTTCGTCCTGAAGGCGATCCGCCGCTTCATCGGCGCGGAGCGGCAGGTCGAATCGAACCTGCCGACCACGGCGCGGGTCACGCTCTTCGAGCAGCCTGCCGAACAGCGGGCGGTCCTGCACCTGCTCTATGCGAATACGGTCAACCGGGGCGGCCCGGGCATCGCAATTCCGAATTCGCCGTTCAGGGAGAGCCGCCCGATCGAGGTCGTCGAAGAGCTGCTGCCGCTCCGCGACGTCGGAGTTTCCGTGAAGCTCGGCCGCCCGGTCCGCTCCGTCCGGCTCGTTCCGCAGGGGACGGAGCTGCCGTACCGGGAGAAAGAGGGGCGCATCTCCTTCACTGTGCCGGAGCTGCTCTGCCATCAGATGGTGGAGTTCGCCTACCGGTGA
- a CDS encoding HAD family hydrolase produces MVKLIVFDLDGTLIDSRHDLAGAVNHMRGSMGLEPLATERIVRFVGNGVANLVRRAIADSDVDFEEALRRMKRYYAGHLVETTALYPGVSRGLAELREAGIQLAVLSNKPTDASRRILDCLGVGGCFADIIGGDSDFPLKPEPDALFALMRKHNVPPEQCWMFGDHYTDLEAARRAGCHRALARYGFGEPREEKFEFEVGSFPEFVMAIKGF; encoded by the coding sequence ATGGTGAAATTGATTGTATTCGATCTGGACGGGACGCTGATCGACTCCCGGCACGATCTGGCCGGAGCAGTGAACCATATGCGCGGTTCGATGGGGCTTGAGCCGCTTGCCACCGAGAGGATCGTCCGTTTCGTCGGCAACGGCGTGGCGAACCTGGTGCGCCGCGCGATTGCGGATTCCGACGTCGATTTCGAGGAAGCCCTGCGGCGCATGAAGCGTTATTATGCCGGGCATCTGGTCGAGACGACCGCGCTCTATCCGGGCGTTTCGCGGGGACTCGCGGAGCTGCGCGAAGCGGGAATCCAGCTCGCTGTTCTGTCGAACAAACCGACCGATGCGAGCCGGAGGATTCTGGACTGCCTCGGCGTCGGCGGATGTTTCGCCGACATCATCGGCGGCGACTCGGATTTCCCGCTCAAGCCGGAGCCGGACGCATTGTTCGCTCTGATGCGGAAGCACAATGTGCCGCCTGAACAGTGCTGGATGTTCGGCGATCACTATACGGATCTCGAAGCCGCGCGACGGGCCGGCTGCCACCGCGCGCTCGCCCGTTACGGGTTCGGAGAGCCGCGCGAGGAAAAGTTTGAGTTCGAAGTCGGGTCGTTCCCGGAATTCGTCATGGCAATCAAGGGATTTTGA
- the tsaD gene encoding tRNA (adenosine(37)-N6)-threonylcarbamoyltransferase complex transferase subunit TsaD, with protein sequence MALILGIETSCDETAAAVVKDGYEVLSSSVASQIAKHAAHGGVVPELAAREHLTALTPVLDGALREAGVTLAEIDAIAVTQGPGLIPALLVGLSFAKGLAMGNRIPYVGVNHFIGHIYGAFLDEANRALEDGASYPLLALVVSGGHTSLVLIGRDGKATALGGTIDDAAGEALDKGAKLLNLGYPGGPVMQRTAEGGDPHRFEFPRPLTGAAGKPLAPENRYNFSFSGIKTALLYHVKHHADESGRLPEALLRDTVASYQEAVVDVLTRKTLAAAKETGAKTIVVAGGVACNSVLRERFERLTPPGVRLRLAARKYCTDNAAMIGGLGYHYWKKREFSAFDIDSFARLPQITQIPFLG encoded by the coding sequence ATGGCTCTGATTCTGGGAATCGAAACCAGCTGCGACGAAACCGCGGCTGCCGTTGTGAAAGACGGATATGAAGTTTTATCGAGCAGCGTCGCGTCGCAGATTGCGAAACATGCGGCGCACGGCGGCGTGGTGCCGGAGCTTGCGGCGCGCGAGCATCTGACCGCACTCACGCCGGTGCTCGACGGCGCGTTGCGCGAGGCCGGCGTCACGCTGGCGGAGATCGACGCGATCGCGGTCACGCAGGGGCCGGGCCTGATCCCGGCGCTGCTGGTCGGGCTGTCGTTTGCAAAGGGACTCGCGATGGGAAACCGGATTCCGTATGTCGGAGTCAATCATTTCATCGGGCATATCTACGGCGCGTTCCTCGATGAGGCGAATCGCGCGCTCGAGGACGGGGCAAGCTACCCGCTGCTCGCGCTCGTCGTTTCGGGCGGACATACCTCGCTCGTCCTCATCGGGCGGGACGGAAAGGCGACCGCGCTCGGCGGCACGATCGACGACGCGGCGGGCGAGGCGCTCGACAAGGGCGCGAAGCTGCTCAATCTCGGCTATCCGGGCGGCCCGGTCATGCAGCGGACGGCCGAGGGCGGAGATCCGCACCGGTTCGAATTCCCGCGCCCGCTGACCGGCGCGGCCGGGAAACCGCTCGCGCCGGAAAACCGGTATAATTTCAGTTTCAGCGGCATCAAGACTGCGCTGCTCTACCATGTGAAGCATCATGCGGACGAAAGCGGCAGACTGCCGGAGGCGCTGCTCAGGGATACCGTCGCCTCCTATCAGGAGGCCGTCGTCGACGTGCTGACCCGCAAGACGCTGGCCGCCGCGAAGGAGACCGGCGCGAAAACCATCGTGGTCGCCGGCGGCGTCGCCTGCAACAGCGTTCTGCGGGAGAGGTTCGAGCGGCTGACGCCGCCGGGCGTCCGGCTTCGCCTCGCGGCCCGCAAATACTGCACGGACAATGCCGCCATGATCGGCGGCCTGGGATATCATTACTGGAAGAAGCGTGAATTTTCGGCATTCGACATCGATTCGTTCGCACGGCTGCCGCAGATCACGCAGATTCCGTTTCTGGGATAG